A single Anopheles arabiensis isolate DONGOLA chromosome X, AaraD3, whole genome shotgun sequence DNA region contains:
- the LOC120906451 gene encoding proteasome activator complex subunit 3, with the protein MSESTSTATTSAASSAEDNARKVQQYKDNLISRAETLITKEFPERIVRLNALLDTPQFSERSFTDVYQELNIPVPEPILVEGEEGSERKRPRLNSNTPSPAATVDGNGTKVHALPTGRVECNKPIGELVCIVKPIIRALVEDSNLLKMWISFMIPKIEDGNNFGVSIQEDTLAEIQSVETEAAAFFDQISRYFVSRAKVVSKVAKYPHIDDYRRAVAELDEKEFLSLWLVLSEIRNRYCSLHDIVIKNMEKLKKPRSSNADSLY; encoded by the exons ATGAGCGAAAGCACATCGACCGCGACGACGTCGGCCGCGAGCAGCGCGGAGGACAACGCGCGCAAGGTGCAACAGTACAAAGACAACCTGATCAGCCGCGCCGAAACACTCATCACGAAAGAGTTTCCCGAGCGGATCGTGCGCCTGAACGCCCTGCTCGACACGCCGCAGTTCTCCGAGCGCAGCTTCACCGACGTCTATCAG GAGCTGAACATTCCAGTCCCGGAACCGATCCTGGTGGAAGGGGAGGAAGGCAGTGAGCGGAAGCGCCCGCGGCTCAACTCGAACACGCCCAGCCCGGCGGCCACGGTCGACGGCAACGGCACGAAGGTGCACGCCCTGCCGACCGGGCGGGTCGAGTGCAACAAACCGATCGGCGAGCTGGTCTGCATCGTGAAGCCGATCATCCGCGCGCTGGTCGAGGACTCGAATCTGCTCAAGATGTGGATCTCCTTCATGATACCGAAGATCGAGGACGGCAACAACTTCGGCGTCTCGATCCAGGAGGACACGCTCGCCGAGATCCAGTCGGTCGAGACGGAGGCGGCCGCCTTCTTCGACCAGATCTCGCGCTACTTCGTGTCGCGCGCGAAGGTCGTGTCGAAGGTGGCCAAATACCCGCACATCGACGACTACCGGCGGGCGGTCGCCGAGCTGGACGAGAAGGAGTTCCTCAGCCTGTGGCTGGTGCTGAGCGAGATCCGGAATCGCTACTGCTCGCTGCACGACATCGTCATCAAGAACATGGAGAAGCTGAAGAAGCCCCGCTCCTCCAATGCGGACAGTTTGtactaa